The following are encoded together in the candidate division WOR-3 bacterium genome:
- the cas4 gene encoding CRISPR-associated protein Cas4: MITTSDVVEHLFCPRFTYFMNCLKIPQNEDLRYLVLKGREIHENRAKENRDYLRKRIACIKKEINVYLASPRIRVRGVVDEVLTFADGTMAPLDYKYTEYREYLFRTHKYQSVVYAMLIQETYQKPVVKGYICYVRNGALLKEVLYKPDDFAYILGVIDEIFRIIQKGYYPAKTKFPNRCVDCCYKNICV, from the coding sequence ATGATAACAACCTCGGATGTGGTTGAACATCTATTTTGCCCCCGATTTACTTACTTTATGAACTGCCTGAAGATACCCCAGAACGAGGATTTACGATATCTGGTGCTCAAGGGCAGAGAGATTCACGAAAATCGGGCAAAGGAGAATCGGGACTATTTGCGAAAAAGGATTGCCTGTATCAAAAAGGAAATCAATGTCTATCTTGCTTCACCCCGAATTCGGGTTCGGGGCGTGGTTGATGAGGTCCTCACTTTTGCCGATGGCACGATGGCACCACTGGACTACAAATACACCGAATACCGGGAATACCTGTTTCGTACTCATAAATACCAGTCGGTCGTCTATGCGATGCTCATTCAGGAGACCTATCAGAAACCGGTTGTTAAAGGCTACATCTGCTATGTGCGTAATGGCGCTTTGCTAAAAGAGGTGCTTTACAAACCAGACGATTTTGCTTATATTTTGGGCGTGATTGATGAAATCTTTCGAATAATTCAAAAAGGTTATTATCCGGCAAAGACGAAATTCCCTAATAGATGTGTTGACTGCTGTTATAAAAATATTTGCGTTTAA
- a CDS encoding HD domain-containing protein — protein MNSGYWQKTTMSSMVADMKIEEVIKILNPQFGYWAKSNGELLYAHHFAVWSIFKNLAKLCPSLDEEEKEDIEVACLVHDIGKMRDENQRKLKNNESLVTHRIELEDLKLYFKNAGILDAIPEEKIKKIRDIIHTHHSVAEHDLSEIRTPGASFFTNLLRTADYIASMETIAFDTLYRLRELYRDKIDFTYFSFSRFASPTTFKVVDILIQSYKEKGWLLLRTFENGAIFSSKPKTALPEKVGCVKKINEEIIKGSLSLQKLPSNYTGDFLTLLSREYPDVFLTCNKEQILNALGNRDQKAVVFFKLARDILSARNLIPDRLTKRLIKGELNNPWILGVIESANSTSAHRFSKALFKKFTKKEPPEKVNRQMIDPLFDGARVVDLFPPNLNLPVGKKTELATLEPIELFEILEAAARTQEKEHNSDLEDYISVSLSMDEETDFRGLAELCFERYRNYKKTSNAERGVCERCGCPVSQKMQPALNLSQSPQSFSQIKAKYDYRAICGLCGFDNLTLRRDVRSNQNRIYLRLETKVPDMLLHYQGIKRLIAMVAAGVRNPRQITNFRKIPELNNLPFPDRIEIPIGTERDIDELTKEPILQSDSGILFVIGRDIAIEEYSPKDLKAKYEPLYHIMKYLGFKVSIGAEEQVGLFGEDVLTDERGENYYLSLATILLANIIGKTQKQFVFARNLILNSPSTVLMSLADIGEGKGKKRFTKEQFELYASWLIKALKMANLKIIEGGELTMDNLLKDAAFFADKEKGIPHFCVEPEKRGEFWKDLSKHKAGKPVAQALDAIMAGLSFDMAMERFMRNLSVKIGQEEQGELSNFVKKAKEILKRYYAIRKSDLSDFLKAKNSLLSAIFILTRYQNLKEVIND, from the coding sequence ATGAACTCCGGATATTGGCAAAAGACCACTATGTCTTCTATGGTGGCAGACATGAAAATTGAGGAAGTTATAAAAATATTAAACCCTCAATTTGGATATTGGGCAAAGTCCAACGGCGAATTACTGTATGCGCATCACTTTGCGGTCTGGTCTATCTTTAAGAACCTTGCCAAACTCTGTCCATCTCTTGATGAAGAGGAAAAAGAAGACATAGAGGTCGCTTGTCTTGTGCATGACATAGGGAAAATGAGAGATGAAAACCAGAGAAAGTTAAAAAATAATGAAAGCCTGGTTACACATCGTATAGAGTTGGAGGATTTGAAGCTGTATTTTAAAAATGCTGGAATCCTGGATGCTATTCCCGAGGAAAAGATAAAAAAAATACGAGATATCATACACACACACCATAGCGTTGCCGAACACGATTTAAGTGAAATCCGCACTCCTGGTGCCTCTTTCTTTACCAATTTATTGAGAACTGCCGATTATATCGCTTCAATGGAAACTATCGCTTTTGATACCCTTTATCGCCTTCGGGAATTGTATAGAGATAAAATAGATTTCACCTACTTCTCTTTTTCGCGTTTTGCTTCTCCCACGACATTCAAAGTTGTAGATATTTTGATTCAATCTTATAAAGAGAAAGGGTGGCTTCTCCTGAGAACTTTTGAAAATGGTGCTATATTTAGTTCTAAACCTAAAACAGCGCTGCCTGAAAAAGTTGGTTGCGTTAAGAAAATTAATGAAGAAATAATAAAGGGGTCGCTTTCCCTGCAAAAACTTCCATCAAACTACACCGGCGACTTTTTGACTCTTCTTTCAAGAGAATATCCGGATGTATTTTTAACATGCAATAAGGAACAAATACTTAATGCCCTTGGAAATAGAGACCAGAAGGCGGTAGTATTTTTTAAATTGGCGAGAGACATTTTATCTGCCCGCAATTTGATTCCAGATAGACTGACGAAAAGGTTAATAAAAGGTGAACTCAATAATCCCTGGATACTTGGTGTAATCGAGAGTGCAAATAGTACCAGTGCACACAGATTTAGCAAGGCGTTGTTCAAAAAGTTTACCAAAAAAGAGCCTCCGGAAAAAGTTAATAGACAAATGATCGACCCTCTTTTTGACGGAGCGCGGGTTGTGGATTTATTCCCTCCGAATTTAAACTTACCTGTAGGCAAGAAAACTGAACTGGCAACGCTGGAACCTATTGAACTATTTGAAATATTGGAGGCTGCTGCACGGACCCAAGAAAAAGAGCATAATTCAGATCTTGAAGATTACATTTCAGTTAGTCTCTCAATGGACGAAGAAACCGATTTTCGCGGGCTGGCCGAATTGTGTTTTGAGAGATATCGCAATTACAAAAAAACATCCAATGCTGAAAGAGGGGTATGTGAAAGATGCGGCTGTCCAGTTTCCCAAAAAATGCAACCGGCATTAAATCTATCACAGAGTCCCCAGTCGTTTTCTCAAATAAAGGCAAAGTATGACTATCGTGCAATCTGTGGCTTGTGCGGGTTTGACAATCTTACCCTTAGGCGAGATGTTCGAAGTAATCAGAATCGTATCTATTTAAGACTTGAAACTAAAGTCCCGGATATGCTTTTACACTATCAGGGAATAAAAAGGCTTATAGCAATGGTGGCTGCTGGGGTGAGAAATCCACGGCAGATTACTAATTTCAGAAAAATTCCCGAATTGAACAACCTGCCCTTTCCTGACCGAATAGAAATTCCTATCGGCACCGAGAGGGATATAGATGAGTTGACAAAAGAACCGATATTGCAGAGCGACAGCGGAATTTTATTTGTAATAGGGAGAGATATTGCGATAGAAGAATATAGCCCCAAAGACTTAAAGGCAAAGTACGAACCTTTGTATCACATAATGAAATACCTTGGTTTTAAGGTTTCAATAGGTGCAGAAGAGCAAGTTGGGCTTTTTGGTGAAGATGTCTTAACTGATGAGAGGGGCGAAAATTATTACCTTTCTCTGGCGACGATTCTGCTGGCAAATATTATTGGCAAAACACAAAAGCAATTTGTCTTCGCTCGGAATTTGATTCTTAATTCACCGAGTACCGTTCTAATGTCATTGGCTGACATAGGAGAAGGTAAGGGAAAAAAGAGGTTTACCAAAGAGCAGTTTGAATTATACGCCTCGTGGTTAATTAAGGCGTTAAAGATGGCAAACTTAAAAATTATAGAAGGAGGTGAACTAACTATGGACAATCTTTTAAAAGACGCGGCATTTTTTGCCGACAAAGAAAAAGGGATCCCACATTTTTGTGTGGAACCTGAAAAAAGAGGCGAGTTCTGGAAAGATTTGTCTAAGCATAAGGCAGGGAAACCCGTTGCACAGGCTCTTGATGCCATTATGGCAGGATTATCTTTTGATATGGCGATGGAAAGGTTTATGCGGAATTTATCGGTTAAAATCGGTCAAGAAGAACAAGGTGAATTGAGTAACTTTGTTAAAAAAGCCAAGGAAATCCTTAAACGCTATTACGCAATCCGTAAGAGCGATTTAAGCGACTTCTTGAAGGCCAAGAACTCACTGCTTTCTGCAATCTTTATTTTAACGAGGTACCAAAACCTAAAGGAGGTCATAAATGACTAA
- the cas1 gene encoding CRISPR-associated endonuclease Cas1, translating to MNLVINTYGAYLQRQGDCFRVKAEDKVYDIACSKVSSILISTAAYLTTDAIKLAIDHNIDIIFIDEFGEPFARIWHSRFGSTTEIRRRQLAIAETEDGFNLALSWVKRKFDNQIELLKKLRTTRTRKSAEITAYIEKLANCRQQLDTLTGTVDEKRGTIMGIEGSGGRIYFEALSFLMPEDYKFEGRSRNPAKDEFNALLNYAYGILYSRVERACVIAGLDPYVGILHTDNYNKKSLVFDIIENYRAWADEVVINLFAARKVKKEHFDRLENGYTLNKEGKAVLIEAFTRFLDESIRYCGRNIKRADIIQFDCHKIANNLLSREDESG from the coding sequence ATGAACCTGGTCATCAACACCTACGGTGCCTATCTGCAGCGGCAGGGCGACTGTTTCCGGGTTAAGGCAGAGGATAAAGTTTACGATATCGCCTGCTCCAAGGTTTCTTCAATTCTCATATCAACCGCCGCTTATCTGACAACCGATGCGATTAAACTGGCGATTGACCACAATATTGACATCATCTTTATTGACGAGTTCGGCGAACCTTTCGCCCGCATCTGGCACAGCCGTTTTGGCAGCACAACCGAAATCAGGCGCCGGCAACTGGCAATCGCCGAAACCGAAGACGGGTTCAATCTTGCCCTTTCCTGGGTGAAGCGCAAGTTTGATAACCAAATAGAACTTTTGAAGAAGTTGCGAACGACCCGCACCCGTAAGTCTGCCGAAATCACCGCCTATATTGAGAAACTTGCAAACTGTCGGCAGCAACTGGACACTTTGACCGGAACAGTTGATGAGAAGCGAGGCACAATTATGGGTATTGAAGGCAGCGGCGGCAGGATTTACTTTGAGGCGCTCAGTTTTCTTATGCCCGAGGATTATAAGTTTGAGGGTAGGAGTCGCAATCCGGCAAAGGATGAGTTCAATGCGCTCCTTAATTATGCCTATGGCATCCTTTATTCTCGGGTGGAAAGAGCCTGTGTTATTGCCGGTCTTGACCCTTATGTTGGCATTTTGCATACCGACAATTACAACAAGAAGTCGCTGGTTTTTGACATAATCGAAAACTACCGGGCTTGGGCGGATGAGGTGGTTATAAATCTCTTTGCCGCACGCAAGGTAAAGAAGGAGCATTTTGACCGATTAGAGAACGGCTACACTTTGAACAAAGAGGGTAAGGCGGTTTTGATTGAGGCTTTCACCCGCTTTCTTGACGAGTCCATTCGTTACTGCGGCAGGAACATCAAACGGGCAGACATTATCCAGTTTGACTGCCACAAGATTGCCAATAACCTTCTGTCACGGGAAGATGAATCAGGATAA
- the cas2 gene encoding CRISPR-associated endonuclease Cas2 has product MNQDNLVWVIYDITNNKTRGRIARACKNKGLYRVQKSAFLGKLNRTQIAELKAICDDIIDPAVDSVYIFPMCEEDFKKVQLLGQAFDRELVSDEVKALFL; this is encoded by the coding sequence ATGAATCAGGATAATCTTGTCTGGGTAATCTACGATATTACCAACAACAAAACACGGGGCAGAATTGCCCGTGCCTGCAAAAACAAAGGGCTATATCGGGTGCAGAAGAGCGCCTTTCTTGGTAAACTCAACCGCACCCAGATTGCCGAACTGAAGGCGATTTGTGACGACATTATTGACCCGGCAGTAGATTCAGTTTACATCTTTCCGATGTGCGAGGAGGATTTCAAAAAAGTGCAACTTTTAGGTCAGGCATTTGACCGGGAACTGGTCTCGGATGAGGTTAAGGCGCTATTTCTATGA
- the cas7d gene encoding type I-D CRISPR-associated protein Cas7/Csc2, which translates to MTNAMGFFNDIKVLPRGRYLQLVVKITLLDDAIIRSNEPEEVLTFTYKKLGTRFIIPWRKVKGKLRRMVMEKQRELNIPQDSKCYLKDNLCMKCPACLLFGGTGETSKTKSSYNLLSRVLGETFISQTEVKDISAYTANAVDEETLTTGQALMTIVKVPTETEFIGVVTLRDPTKELTAILVDNLNRLTRLGASTREWGKVKTEIIGYVLSDREMLSSYDIVQEMPADLNNIKDLQLPPVEDSFRKVADAIIKILPEGEGGQGKKKQKVTAEAEKE; encoded by the coding sequence ATGACTAACGCAATGGGCTTTTTTAATGATATAAAGGTATTGCCGCGGGGCCGTTATCTTCAACTGGTAGTAAAGATAACACTTCTGGACGATGCGATAATCCGCTCCAATGAACCCGAGGAGGTCTTAACTTTCACCTACAAAAAACTCGGGACCCGATTCATTATCCCTTGGCGAAAGGTTAAAGGCAAACTGCGCAGAATGGTTATGGAAAAACAACGGGAGTTAAATATCCCTCAGGATTCTAAATGTTATTTAAAGGACAATCTCTGTATGAAGTGTCCTGCTTGCCTCTTATTCGGCGGTACCGGTGAAACATCTAAAACAAAGTCGAGTTATAACCTGTTATCGAGGGTTTTAGGTGAAACATTCATCTCGCAAACAGAAGTAAAAGATATATCTGCTTACACGGCAAATGCTGTTGACGAGGAAACATTAACTACAGGGCAAGCACTGATGACGATTGTAAAAGTACCCACTGAGACCGAATTTATTGGTGTCGTTACTTTACGAGACCCCACCAAAGAGCTGACTGCTATTTTGGTTGACAACCTGAATAGGCTTACTCGCTTGGGGGCATCAACCAGGGAATGGGGTAAGGTGAAGACTGAAATAATCGGTTATGTATTAAGTGATAGAGAGATGCTTTCTTCTTACGACATAGTGCAAGAGATGCCAGCCGACTTAAACAACATTAAAGATTTACAGCTCCCACCTGTTGAGGATTCTTTTCGTAAAGTTGCTGATGCAATTATCAAAATACTACCCGAAGGGGAAGGGGGGCAAGGTAAGAAAAAACAAAAGGTGACGGCTGAAGCAGAAAAAGAGTAA
- the cas5d gene encoding type I-D CRISPR-associated protein Cas5/Csc1 yields the protein MKVFACSIYLLDPLFYAREGLSAAYTPHYLHATAINFAVTAVISPEVTGLDPQHQSYVIGEHNGGRNTPRYKNSLASDKFYFTPARLTTPLKYLPEWTKGENDGFVAQTKRGEVLKAEILNYLPPEAEFKGFLISKTDVVFPSLIRLGSFRGKARLHLEELEIVGVFEKEQTASHPVDPLITKVFRGVMVNMFPYPIVDNATIARGVVAKSQEEQMLRVIALPDEWQLPVLKMVRNGGRTIIV from the coding sequence ATGAAGGTTTTTGCCTGCTCTATTTATCTCCTCGACCCATTATTTTACGCCCGGGAGGGTCTGTCTGCGGCATATACACCCCATTATCTCCACGCCACTGCAATTAATTTTGCCGTAACTGCTGTAATTTCGCCTGAGGTCACGGGGCTGGACCCCCAACACCAATCTTATGTAATTGGCGAGCATAATGGTGGCAGAAATACCCCGCGGTATAAAAACTCGCTTGCTTCTGATAAGTTTTATTTTACCCCGGCCAGGTTAACAACTCCGTTGAAATACTTGCCAGAATGGACTAAAGGTGAAAACGATGGTTTTGTTGCACAAACAAAGAGGGGTGAAGTCTTAAAGGCTGAGATACTAAACTATCTTCCGCCGGAGGCAGAATTCAAAGGTTTTTTGATTTCCAAGACGGATGTTGTTTTTCCCAGCCTTATTCGTCTTGGCTCATTCCGTGGTAAGGCACGCCTTCATCTTGAAGAGTTGGAAATTGTCGGGGTATTTGAAAAAGAACAAACAGCCTCCCATCCCGTTGACCCTTTAATAACTAAGGTTTTTAGGGGAGTTATGGTAAATATGTTCCCATATCCCATAGTCGATAACGCGACAATCGCGCGTGGTGTAGTGGCAAAATCCCAGGAAGAGCAGATGCTAAGGGTTATAGCCTTGCCAGATGAATGGCAACTTCCTGTGCTGAAAATGGTGAGAAATGGAGGGCGCACAATTATTGTATAG